One segment of Thermodesulfobacteriota bacterium DNA contains the following:
- the ybgF gene encoding tol-pal system protein YbgF, with amino-acid sequence MKTQHIFTCMVAACLMTGCVSASRVDDLEQQCRRLQYEVDKSKKEKDKGRSEYAEVNAGLNSLRSEVQALRGEQEQTAFRLDSHIKEYQSWRQAKEPPSAPATTGPDGAPVVTGDAGSAPGSDAGAPPEAAVDEETLYDTGRQRLNAADYDGARAAFGKMVQLYPKSEQCDNALFWIGETYYREKNFEKAILEYQKIIDKYPKGNKFPAALLKQGLAFKEIRDDVNARLRLKQVVRDFPNSEEAKLAAQRLKEL; translated from the coding sequence GTGAAAACACAACATATCTTCACCTGTATGGTGGCGGCCTGCCTGATGACGGGTTGCGTCAGTGCGTCCAGGGTAGACGATCTGGAGCAACAATGCCGCAGGCTGCAGTACGAAGTCGACAAATCTAAAAAAGAGAAAGACAAGGGCAGAAGCGAGTACGCCGAGGTCAACGCCGGACTGAACAGTTTGAGAAGTGAGGTGCAGGCGCTTCGCGGTGAACAGGAGCAGACCGCTTTCCGCCTGGACAGTCATATCAAAGAATACCAGTCGTGGCGGCAGGCCAAGGAACCGCCTTCGGCCCCGGCGACGACGGGTCCCGACGGAGCGCCTGTTGTGACGGGTGATGCCGGATCGGCCCCTGGAAGTGATGCGGGGGCACCCCCGGAAGCGGCTGTTGACGAGGAAACGCTATACGATACGGGACGCCAGCGGCTGAACGCGGCCGATTATGACGGGGCGCGCGCGGCTTTCGGGAAAATGGTGCAGCTTTATCCGAAATCGGAGCAATGTGATAATGCCCTTTTCTGGATAGGCGAAACCTACTACCGGGAGAAGAATTTCGAGAAAGCCATCCTGGAATACCAGAAAATTATCGATAAATATCCCAAGGGCAATAAGTTTCCGGCCGCGCTGCTGAAGCAGGGGCTGGCCTTTAAGGAAATCAGGGATGATGTCAACGCCCGGTTGCGTCTCAAGCAGGTGGTCCGGGATTTCCCCAATTCAGAAGAGGCGAAACTGGCGGCCCAGCGGCTCAAAGAGCTGTGA
- the pal gene encoding peptidoglycan-associated lipoprotein Pal, with the protein MVRKILTIMIAALLVCGMVFTISCSKKQVKPDTGATQEKSTVKSSDVDEDAAVRMEMQRAREAFENEDVYFDFDRSDLTADARSVLERKAAWLRSNADESVTVEGHCDERGTAEYNIALGERRAKSAMEFLVDMGIESSRLDTVSYGEEKPVDTGHDEDAWAKNRRAHFVIH; encoded by the coding sequence ATGGTAAGGAAAATTTTAACGATCATGATTGCGGCGCTGCTGGTGTGCGGGATGGTTTTCACAATCTCCTGTTCCAAGAAGCAGGTCAAACCCGACACCGGCGCTACTCAGGAAAAGTCGACGGTAAAGTCGTCTGATGTGGATGAAGACGCGGCTGTCCGTATGGAAATGCAGCGGGCCCGGGAAGCGTTTGAGAACGAAGACGTTTATTTCGATTTTGACAGGTCCGATCTGACCGCGGATGCCCGCAGCGTCCTTGAGCGCAAGGCCGCCTGGCTGCGCAGCAATGCCGATGAATCGGTGACCGTCGAAGGCCATTGCGATGAGCGCGGCACGGCTGAATACAACATCGCCCTGGGTGAAAGACGCGCCAAGAGCGCTATGGAGTTCCTGGTGGACATGGGGATTGAATCTTCCCGCCTGGACACGGTCAGCTACGGCGAAGAGAAACCTGTGGATACGGGTCATGATGAAGACGCCTGGGCCAAGAACAGACGGGCCCATTTTGTCATTCATTAG
- the tolB gene encoding Tol-Pal system beta propeller repeat protein TolB: MMMYRYVSATVLMFLVAVIVPAHALAGYDTIVISNPFLRKIPLAVPELKSLAGTAEEETVARESADLIAQTLEFTCYFSIIDRAAFLEDPRQTGIGLSEINLKNWSDIGAEFLVTGSVSLEDDNVVYELRMIDVFKAQMLVGKRYKGRISDQRKIIRRFCSEVMERLTGRKGYFDSEIALVSNGPGNKEIFVSEFDGYNPRRITNNQVIELSPAWSSDGQWLAFTSYRKGKPDLYIQNLSDKRGYVFDKPGVNLSPVWRPGRFELAASLSFSGDQEIYLLTGEGKVTKQLTKSWDIDVSPTFSPDGGRVAFVSKRGGTPQLYVMDIASGNTERLTFEGKYNTTPKWSPVDEKIAYSSLEDGQFQIRVVDVGTKQSVRLTDNQGDNESPTWSPDGSLIAFSSTREGGKSKIYVMTIAGTDQRRLLTLPGEQTCPAWSLGMTAGQ; this comes from the coding sequence ATGATGATGTATCGATACGTTAGCGCAACTGTTCTGATGTTTCTGGTCGCCGTGATCGTGCCGGCTCATGCTCTGGCCGGTTATGATACCATCGTTATCAGCAATCCGTTTTTAAGGAAAATCCCGCTGGCGGTGCCTGAATTAAAGTCCCTGGCGGGTACGGCCGAAGAGGAGACCGTGGCCCGGGAATCGGCCGATCTGATTGCCCAGACATTAGAGTTTACTTGCTATTTCAGTATTATCGACAGGGCCGCCTTCCTGGAGGATCCCCGGCAGACCGGCATCGGATTGAGTGAGATCAATTTGAAAAACTGGTCGGATATCGGGGCCGAGTTCCTGGTGACCGGCAGCGTTTCCCTGGAAGACGACAATGTCGTCTATGAATTGAGAATGATTGACGTTTTCAAGGCGCAGATGCTGGTGGGCAAACGGTATAAAGGCCGGATCAGCGACCAGAGAAAAATCATCCGGCGTTTCTGCAGCGAAGTCATGGAGCGGCTGACCGGCCGGAAAGGGTACTTTGACAGCGAGATCGCTTTGGTTTCCAACGGACCGGGCAACAAGGAAATTTTTGTCAGCGAGTTCGACGGATACAATCCCCGCCGGATTACCAACAACCAGGTCATTGAACTGTCGCCGGCCTGGTCGTCGGACGGTCAATGGCTGGCGTTCACGTCTTACCGCAAGGGTAAGCCCGATCTTTATATCCAGAACCTCTCGGACAAACGGGGCTATGTGTTCGATAAACCGGGAGTGAACCTTTCTCCGGTCTGGCGGCCGGGCCGTTTTGAGCTGGCGGCCTCTCTCTCCTTTTCCGGGGACCAGGAGATTTATCTGCTGACCGGGGAAGGGAAAGTGACCAAGCAGCTGACCAAGAGCTGGGATATTGACGTGTCTCCGACCTTTTCCCCGGACGGCGGCCGGGTGGCGTTTGTGTCCAAGAGGGGGGGGACACCTCAGCTTTATGTCATGGATATCGCCTCGGGAAATACAGAGAGGTTGACTTTTGAAGGCAAGTATAATACAACCCCCAAATGGAGCCCGGTGGATGAGAAGATCGCCTACAGCTCCCTGGAGGACGGCCAGTTTCAGATCAGGGTGGTGGATGTCGGCACGAAACAGTCCGTCCGGTTGACTGACAATCAAGGGGACAATGAGTCGCCGACATGGTCTCCTGACGGAAGCCTGATCGCGTTCAGTTCGACGCGTGAGGGAGGCAAATCGAAAATATATGTGATGACAATTGCCGGGACCGACCAGAGACGGCTGCTGACACTGCCGGGAGAGCAAACGTGTCCGGCCTGGTCGCTCGGCATGACAGCGGGTCAATAG
- a CDS encoding TonB C-terminal domain-containing protein codes for MTFERPLFRQDTQDIGTLAPYMGISLGCHLVLAVCMILLSGFNGCERNSFSSRVISVDLVSGLPGAPPGGGPPAAPRMSQPEPQPPAPAKKAENVPEPKAPKPVQAPPTPQAPAAIPMAPAKPTNKVKTALKEKTFNPAQNLDKAIARLEKKVEQKKEDAPESTDSINQALSRLRQAEENSHQSVTVSGSVGGGGGPGLGGPAGGGSNKELEAIDIYKLEIRYHILKNWVFSSQLVGADQELKTVIGIKIDADGTITDTWFDRKSGNEYYDDSAYKAVLKSNPLPRLPDGFRSYTVGLEFTPSDMY; via the coding sequence ATGACTTTTGAACGACCTTTGTTCCGGCAGGACACCCAGGATATCGGAACCCTGGCGCCTTACATGGGAATATCCCTGGGATGTCACCTCGTCCTCGCGGTTTGCATGATCCTTCTTTCCGGTTTCAATGGCTGTGAACGGAACTCCTTTTCTTCCCGGGTGATTAGTGTGGATCTGGTCTCCGGCCTGCCGGGAGCGCCTCCCGGCGGCGGACCGCCGGCCGCGCCCCGGATGAGCCAACCCGAACCGCAGCCACCGGCGCCCGCCAAGAAGGCCGAGAATGTTCCCGAGCCCAAGGCGCCGAAACCGGTTCAGGCACCGCCGACGCCTCAGGCACCGGCGGCCATCCCCATGGCGCCGGCCAAGCCGACCAACAAGGTCAAAACCGCCCTGAAGGAAAAAACCTTCAATCCCGCGCAGAACCTGGATAAGGCCATCGCCCGGCTGGAAAAGAAGGTGGAGCAGAAGAAGGAGGACGCTCCGGAGTCAACCGACTCTATTAACCAGGCCCTGTCCCGTTTAAGGCAGGCGGAGGAAAACAGTCACCAGTCGGTGACGGTTTCCGGCAGCGTGGGAGGCGGGGGCGGCCCGGGTCTGGGCGGTCCCGCCGGGGGCGGATCCAACAAGGAACTGGAAGCGATCGATATCTACAAGCTGGAGATCCGCTACCATATTTTAAAGAACTGGGTGTTTTCCAGCCAGCTGGTCGGAGCCGACCAGGAGTTGAAAACGGTGATCGGCATTAAGATTGACGCTGACGGTACCATAACCGACACCTGGTTTGACCGGAAGTCCGGTAACGAGTATTATGACGATTCCGCTTACAAGGCGGTATTAAAATCCAATCCCCTTCCGAGGCTTCCCGATGGATTTCGTTCCTACACCGTGGGGCTGGAATTCACGCCATCGGATATGTACTGA
- the tolR gene encoding protein TolR: protein MKSDANNDSLMSEINVTPLVDVMLVLLIIFMVTAPMMIHGVDVALPETSAAPIPTGEEERLVISVDRDSRVFINTVEVDLSFLGEKLAAIMEHRKDRQVFLKADKDVPYGFVVSVMAEIKGAGVEKLGMLTQPVESGKKGKEDAEKKIPGTSSPGMSKK from the coding sequence ATGAAGTCGGACGCGAACAACGACAGCCTGATGTCGGAGATCAACGTGACGCCCCTGGTGGACGTCATGCTGGTCCTGCTGATCATCTTCATGGTGACGGCGCCGATGATGATCCACGGCGTGGACGTGGCCCTGCCGGAGACCTCCGCGGCCCCGATTCCCACCGGAGAAGAGGAGCGGCTGGTGATATCGGTGGACCGGGACAGCCGTGTTTTTATCAATACCGTGGAAGTCGATTTGTCTTTTCTGGGGGAAAAACTGGCCGCGATCATGGAACACCGTAAAGACCGGCAGGTTTTTTTAAAAGCGGACAAAGACGTCCCCTATGGATTTGTGGTCAGCGTCATGGCCGAGATCAAGGGCGCCGGCGTGGAAAAACTGGGCATGCTGACCCAGCCGGTGGAGAGCGGCAAGAAGGGGAAAGAAGACGCGGAGAAGAAAATCCCCGGCACATCATCACCCGGCATGAGTAAAAAATGA
- the tolQ gene encoding protein TolQ: protein MSEGLDIVKMILNAGFMVQFVMLVLLTFSVTSWAIMFIKYRYVKRALAESLEFTDYFWKKRDFSDAFNRAKMLRFSPVARVFRAGYVEFKRLTTPDGSGPQDFEIPAITSIERALQRSVSAEVGKLNQLVPFLATTGNTAPFIGLFGTVWGIMNSFHGIGQRGSASLAVVAPGISEALVATAAGLAAAIPAVVAYNYFTQKNRIVDGEMRNFSADFLNIIERQIRRPKMSEGDR, encoded by the coding sequence ATGTCTGAAGGTCTCGATATTGTAAAAATGATTCTTAACGCCGGTTTCATGGTTCAGTTTGTGATGCTGGTGCTGCTGACTTTTTCGGTAACATCATGGGCGATCATGTTCATCAAGTACCGCTATGTCAAGAGGGCTCTGGCTGAATCATTGGAGTTCACCGATTATTTCTGGAAAAAACGTGATTTTTCAGACGCTTTCAACCGGGCCAAAATGCTGCGGTTCTCTCCGGTGGCCAGGGTCTTCCGGGCCGGTTACGTGGAGTTTAAACGGTTGACCACCCCGGACGGAAGCGGGCCGCAGGATTTTGAAATTCCGGCTATCACCAGTATTGAACGGGCCCTGCAGCGAAGCGTCAGTGCCGAGGTGGGCAAATTGAATCAGCTGGTGCCATTTCTGGCTACCACCGGCAATACGGCGCCGTTCATCGGTCTGTTCGGCACGGTCTGGGGTATCATGAACTCCTTTCATGGTATCGGCCAGCGCGGTTCCGCCAGCCTGGCGGTGGTGGCGCCCGGAATCTCAGAAGCCCTGGTCGCGACGGCGGCGGGCCTTGCGGCCGCTATACCGGCGGTCGTGGCCTACAATTATTTTACCCAGAAAAACCGGATCGTGGACGGAGAGATGAGAAATTTTTCAGCCGATTTTCTGAATATTATCGAGCGGCAGATCCGGCGGCCGAAAATGTCCGAGGGGGACAGATGA
- the htpG gene encoding molecular chaperone HtpG — MTGKETFKFKTDDQQILNLIINSLYSNREVFLRELISNASDAIDRLRFKAQTDPHILGEDTEFKIKLTPDRDKRTLEIADNGIGMTRDEVIANIGTIAQSGTAAFMKAMREAQESGGVSPELIGQFGVGFYSAFIVADRITLITRAAGAPVNEAVRWESAGDGSYTLETVDKPERGTRIILHLKPAPEGDDEAEDFTEEYTIRHIIKKHSDFVAYPVVMDVTRDEPVDDKDALVDKDGKKIEGQTKAVTKEETLNSMKAIWLKDKDEVTAEEHEEFYKHLSHDWNPPLTHLHLKLEGVTEYVALLYIPSKAPFELFHPGRKHGLSLYSKRVFIMDDCKELFPDYLRFIKGVVDAPDLNLNVSREILQQDAVVRNIRKNLVKKVLDLLANMGKEEYEKFYVEFGQVLKEGMHTDFASRDKIVDLLRYKTTQSDGKWTSFKDYVAGMKEEQKEIYYITGENLESLMNHPHLEQLKEKGFEVLLMTDPVDEWVVSALPEYDGRKLKSAEKGDLDLGEVDKKKQKAYGKLFEYMKKTLDEKIKEVKPSTRLKDSMACLSGDTYDMSAYMEKILKASGQTMPETKRVLEINVDHPAIARVNDLFEKDKDDPKLAEYIGLIYDLALIGEGGRVANPSKLSKIVGELMAVSVSN; from the coding sequence ATGACAGGCAAAGAGACATTCAAGTTCAAGACCGATGACCAGCAGATACTCAATCTGATTATCAACTCCCTTTATTCCAACCGCGAGGTGTTTCTGCGGGAGCTGATCTCCAACGCCTCCGACGCCATCGACCGGCTGCGGTTCAAGGCCCAGACCGACCCGCATATTCTGGGTGAAGACACGGAATTCAAGATCAAGCTGACCCCCGACCGGGACAAGCGCACCCTGGAAATCGCCGACAACGGCATCGGCATGACCCGGGACGAAGTGATTGCCAATATCGGCACCATCGCCCAGAGCGGCACGGCCGCCTTCATGAAGGCCATGCGGGAGGCCCAGGAGAGCGGGGGCGTTTCGCCGGAACTGATCGGCCAGTTCGGCGTCGGGTTTTACAGCGCTTTTATCGTGGCCGACCGGATCACCCTGATCACCCGCGCGGCCGGGGCACCGGTCAATGAAGCCGTACGCTGGGAATCGGCCGGGGACGGTTCCTACACCCTGGAAACCGTCGACAAGCCGGAACGGGGCACCCGCATTATTCTCCACCTCAAGCCGGCGCCGGAAGGAGACGACGAGGCCGAGGACTTCACCGAGGAGTACACCATCCGGCACATTATAAAGAAACATTCCGATTTCGTGGCCTACCCCGTGGTCATGGACGTGACCCGGGACGAGCCGGTCGATGACAAGGACGCCCTGGTGGACAAGGACGGGAAGAAGATCGAGGGCCAGACCAAAGCCGTGACAAAGGAAGAGACCTTAAATTCCATGAAAGCCATCTGGCTCAAGGACAAGGACGAGGTCACCGCCGAGGAGCATGAGGAGTTTTACAAGCACCTGAGTCACGACTGGAATCCGCCCCTGACCCACCTGCACCTGAAACTGGAAGGCGTGACCGAATACGTGGCCCTGCTGTATATCCCCTCCAAGGCGCCCTTCGAACTGTTCCACCCGGGCCGGAAACACGGCCTGTCGCTTTACTCCAAGCGCGTTTTTATCATGGACGACTGCAAGGAACTGTTCCCTGATTATCTGCGCTTCATCAAGGGCGTGGTGGACGCGCCGGATCTGAACCTGAACGTCAGCCGCGAGATTCTGCAGCAGGACGCGGTGGTGCGCAACATCCGCAAAAACCTGGTCAAAAAAGTGCTGGATCTGCTGGCCAACATGGGCAAGGAAGAGTACGAGAAATTTTACGTGGAGTTCGGCCAGGTCCTCAAGGAAGGCATGCACACCGATTTTGCCAGCCGGGACAAGATCGTCGATCTGCTGCGATACAAGACCACCCAGTCAGACGGCAAGTGGACCAGCTTTAAGGATTACGTGGCCGGCATGAAGGAGGAGCAGAAGGAGATTTATTACATTACCGGCGAGAATCTTGAATCCCTCATGAACCATCCTCACCTGGAACAACTCAAGGAAAAAGGGTTTGAGGTCCTGCTCATGACCGATCCGGTGGATGAGTGGGTGGTCTCGGCCCTGCCCGAGTATGACGGCAGGAAACTGAAGAGCGCTGAAAAGGGCGACCTGGACCTGGGTGAAGTGGACAAGAAAAAGCAGAAGGCCTACGGTAAACTTTTTGAGTATATGAAAAAGACGCTGGATGAAAAAATCAAGGAGGTCAAACCCTCTACCCGGTTGAAGGATTCCATGGCCTGCCTCTCCGGCGACACCTATGACATGAGCGCCTATATGGAGAAGATTCTAAAGGCCTCGGGCCAGACCATGCCGGAGACCAAACGCGTTCTGGAGATTAACGTGGATCATCCGGCCATTGCCCGCGTCAACGACCTGTTTGAAAAAGACAAGGACGATCCGAAGCTGGCCGAGTACATCGGCCTGATCTATGACCTGGCGCTGATTGGTGAAGGCGGCCGGGTGGCCAACCCTTCGAAACTGTCAAAAATCGTCGGGGAACTGATGGCCGTGTCCGTGTCTAATTAA
- a CDS encoding acyl-CoA dehydrogenase, giving the protein MAQATLSNRRDVDFVLHEMLHVEELSKHDKFADFNRKTIDMVVTEARNLALKEILPANVEGDAGCKFENGKVTAPESFKRIFDLYREGEWIGASEDPEFGGQGMPHVVNLAAAEFFSGANMAFMMYPGLCHGAAKMIETLGTPEQKKMYVKNMYSGKWAGTMLLTEPDAGSDVGALTTTAVKNPDGTYSISGNKIFISAGEHDLTENIIHPVLARIEGAPAGTRGISLFIVPKFRVNPDGSLGEFNDVVCTGIEEKMGIHGNATCSLTLGGKGNCIGTLLGQENKGMKAMFLMMNEARFGVGVQGYSLGATSYANAVAYAKERIQGRDLLNFMNAAAPSVNIIKHPDVRRQLLWMKSYVEGLRGLLYFVAHCFDRVEITADAAEKDKYQGLIEFLTPVVKAYCTDRGFEVCVIGCQVYGGYGYIKEYPQEQLVRDCKITSIYEGTNGIQAMDLLARKLGMNNSKPFKDFLGEIGAVAARAKQFDELKAMAETVEKALARLGDVAMTIGATAMSDRVLDAFASATPFLEVVGDVVMAWMHLWRAAVASETLKAGVKVKKDEAFYIGQVKTAEFYITSVFPAVMGKMDGVAAMNTAVMQMPEDAFM; this is encoded by the coding sequence ATGGCACAGGCTACGCTTTCCAATCGTCGGGACGTCGATTTTGTCCTGCATGAAATGCTCCACGTGGAAGAGCTGTCAAAACATGACAAGTTCGCTGATTTTAACAGGAAAACCATAGACATGGTGGTTACCGAGGCCCGCAATCTGGCCTTGAAGGAAATCCTGCCCGCCAACGTGGAAGGGGATGCCGGATGCAAGTTTGAAAACGGCAAGGTCACCGCTCCGGAATCCTTTAAAAGGATTTTTGACCTTTATCGCGAAGGCGAATGGATCGGTGCTTCCGAAGACCCCGAGTTCGGCGGCCAGGGCATGCCCCACGTCGTCAACCTGGCGGCGGCCGAATTCTTTTCCGGCGCCAACATGGCCTTCATGATGTACCCCGGTCTGTGCCACGGTGCCGCCAAGATGATCGAGACCCTGGGCACCCCCGAACAGAAAAAAATGTATGTCAAAAACATGTATTCCGGCAAGTGGGCCGGCACCATGCTGCTGACCGAACCGGACGCCGGTTCCGATGTCGGCGCCCTGACCACCACCGCCGTCAAAAACCCGGACGGCACCTATTCCATCTCCGGCAACAAGATTTTCATCTCCGCCGGCGAGCATGATCTGACGGAGAATATCATTCACCCGGTCCTGGCCCGCATCGAAGGCGCGCCCGCCGGCACCCGCGGCATCTCCCTGTTTATCGTGCCCAAGTTCCGGGTTAATCCCGACGGCAGCCTGGGTGAGTTCAACGACGTGGTCTGCACCGGCATCGAGGAGAAAATGGGCATCCACGGCAACGCCACCTGCTCCCTGACCCTGGGCGGCAAGGGCAACTGCATCGGCACTCTGCTGGGCCAGGAAAACAAGGGCATGAAGGCCATGTTCCTGATGATGAACGAGGCCCGGTTCGGCGTGGGCGTCCAGGGCTATTCGCTGGGCGCCACTTCCTACGCCAATGCCGTGGCCTACGCCAAGGAACGGATCCAGGGCCGCGATCTGCTCAATTTCATGAACGCCGCGGCGCCCAGCGTCAACATCATCAAACACCCGGATGTCCGGCGCCAGCTCCTGTGGATGAAATCCTACGTGGAAGGTTTGCGCGGCCTGCTGTATTTCGTGGCCCACTGTTTTGACCGAGTGGAAATTACCGCCGATGCCGCGGAAAAGGACAAATACCAGGGCCTGATCGAATTCCTGACGCCGGTTGTCAAGGCCTATTGTACGGACCGGGGTTTTGAAGTCTGCGTCATTGGCTGCCAGGTGTACGGCGGTTACGGCTACATCAAGGAGTATCCCCAGGAGCAGCTGGTCCGGGACTGTAAAATCACCAGCATTTATGAAGGCACCAACGGCATCCAGGCCATGGACCTGCTGGCCCGCAAGCTGGGCATGAACAACAGCAAGCCCTTCAAGGATTTCCTGGGAGAAATCGGCGCGGTCGCGGCCCGGGCCAAGCAGTTCGATGAACTGAAGGCCATGGCTGAAACCGTGGAAAAGGCCCTGGCCCGGCTGGGCGATGTGGCCATGACCATCGGCGCCACCGCCATGTCCGACCGGGTGCTGGACGCCTTTGCCTCGGCCACCCCCTTCCTGGAAGTGGTCGGCGACGTGGTCATGGCCTGGATGCACCTGTGGCGGGCGGCCGTGGCTTCTGAAACCCTCAAGGCCGGCGTCAAGGTCAAAAAGGATGAAGCCTTCTACATCGGCCAGGTCAAGACGGCCGAATTCTACATCACCTCCGTTTTCCCGGCCGTGATGGGCAAGATGGACGGCGTGGCCGCCATGAACACCGCGGTCATGCAGATGCCCGAAGACGCTTTCATGTAA
- the nth gene encoding endonuclease III: MNLASFITALEKHYQNSRAPVVTLIAERGATPFEILVSTLLSLRTRDAVTTAATNRLLEKATTPEQLLSLTEKQIQRLIYPVGFYPTKAKRLKQICALLVSQFKGHVPDTMEGLLALPGVGRKTANLVLSEGFGQDAICVDTHVHRISNRIGLVETKTPEQTEDALRKTLPRKYWKRYNSLLVCFGQTLCAPISPFCGQCPVARQCPKKGVVRSR, encoded by the coding sequence ATGAATTTGGCCTCATTCATTACCGCCCTGGAGAAGCATTATCAAAACAGCCGGGCGCCGGTGGTTACCCTGATCGCCGAACGGGGAGCCACGCCTTTTGAAATTCTGGTCTCGACCCTGCTTTCCCTGCGCACCCGGGACGCGGTCACAACCGCGGCCACGAACCGGCTTCTGGAAAAGGCCACAACGCCGGAGCAGCTCCTTTCCCTGACGGAAAAACAGATCCAGCGGCTGATCTACCCGGTTGGCTTTTATCCCACCAAGGCCAAACGGCTCAAACAAATCTGCGCGCTGCTGGTCAGCCAATTCAAGGGGCATGTGCCTGACACCATGGAAGGGCTCCTGGCCCTGCCCGGCGTGGGCCGAAAAACCGCCAACCTGGTGCTGTCCGAAGGTTTCGGCCAGGATGCCATTTGCGTGGACACCCATGTTCACCGCATCAGCAACCGCATCGGACTGGTGGAGACGAAAACACCGGAACAGACGGAAGACGCATTGAGGAAAACCCTTCCCAGGAAATACTGGAAAAGATACAATAGCCTTCTGGTCTGTTTCGGGCAGACCCTGTGCGCGCCTATTTCACCCTTCTGCGGCCAGTGCCCGGTGGCCCGGCAATGTCCGAAAAAAGGAGTGGTTCGATCCCGATAA
- a CDS encoding nitroreductase, translating to MNFETVVTRRRSIRKFKPDLIGRQTISRVLALAARAPSAMNTQPWEFFVIAGEPLEKIKQDNIAALRAGIPPKPEHALSGWPPDSVFRRRQVDLGKQLFTLMKIPREDMAQRISWLERGYRYFDAPVAVIIAYDAAFTPPGPLMDIGAVMQTLCLAATNAGLDTCIEDQGVHYPDIIRRHAPVPVSKIMATAVALGFSDPDFPANQVQSERESVENTTTWIGFDR from the coding sequence ATGAATTTTGAAACCGTTGTCACCCGTCGCCGCAGCATCCGGAAATTCAAACCCGATTTAATCGGCCGGCAGACCATCTCCCGCGTGCTGGCCCTGGCCGCCCGGGCGCCGTCGGCCATGAACACCCAGCCCTGGGAGTTTTTCGTCATCGCCGGTGAACCTCTTGAAAAAATCAAGCAGGACAATATCGCCGCCCTGCGGGCCGGGATCCCGCCCAAGCCCGAGCACGCCCTGTCCGGCTGGCCCCCGGATTCGGTCTTCCGCCGCCGTCAGGTGGACCTGGGCAAACAACTGTTTACGCTTATGAAAATCCCCAGAGAAGACATGGCCCAGCGGATATCCTGGCTGGAACGGGGCTATCGCTATTTTGACGCGCCCGTGGCCGTTATCATCGCCTATGACGCCGCCTTCACCCCGCCCGGTCCCCTGATGGACATCGGCGCCGTCATGCAGACCCTGTGCCTGGCCGCCACCAACGCCGGTCTGGATACCTGCATCGAAGATCAGGGCGTGCACTATCCGGACATCATCCGCCGCCACGCGCCGGTTCCGGTTTCCAAAATCATGGCCACGGCCGTGGCTCTCGGTTTTTCGGACCCGGATTTTCCGGCCAACCAGGTGCAGAGCGAGCGCGAATCCGTGGAGAACACCACCACCTGGATCGGGTTCGACCGGTGA
- the pgeF gene encoding peptidoglycan editing factor PgeF, whose amino-acid sequence MIRASENGLTLFRFENLSACPGLNHAVFSRLGGSSSPPFTSLNLGTAEGDHPETVEQNRGAVAACFGHRPMAFVKQVHGDDVLVFKKGGQAFDPSPKPRADAMITDIPGLMLAVKLADCQGVLLHDPVKQVAAAVHSGWRGSVLDIIGKTIARMKTDFGCDPGDIMAGISPSLGSCCAEFVNYRTELPESFWPYRDSRDRFDFWQISRDQMTAAGLLDAHIEIADICTRCRTDLFFSYRGEGRTGRFAAVIGMV is encoded by the coding sequence GTGATCCGGGCAAGCGAAAACGGCCTGACCCTGTTCCGGTTTGAGAACCTGTCGGCCTGCCCGGGCTTGAACCACGCGGTTTTCTCCCGCCTGGGCGGCAGCAGCAGCCCGCCATTTACCAGTCTCAATCTGGGTACCGCCGAAGGAGACCATCCGGAAACAGTAGAACAAAACAGGGGCGCGGTGGCCGCCTGCTTTGGTCACCGACCGATGGCCTTCGTCAAACAGGTACACGGAGACGATGTTCTGGTATTTAAAAAAGGCGGCCAGGCCTTTGATCCTTCCCCTAAACCCCGGGCCGACGCCATGATCACCGACATTCCTGGCCTGATGCTGGCCGTCAAGCTGGCCGACTGCCAGGGCGTGCTTCTCCATGACCCGGTCAAACAGGTCGCGGCCGCCGTCCACTCGGGCTGGCGCGGCAGCGTGCTGGACATTATCGGCAAAACCATCGCCCGCATGAAAACGGACTTCGGCTGCGACCCGGGCGATATCATGGCCGGGATCAGCCCCTCCCTGGGCTCCTGCTGCGCTGAATTCGTCAATTACCGGACGGAACTGCCGGAATCGTTTTGGCCTTACCGGGATTCGCGGGATCGCTTTGATTTCTGGCAAATCAGCCGCGACCAGATGACCGCCGCCGGCCTTCTCGACGCACACATCGAAATCGCCGACATCTGCACCCGCTGCCGCACCGACCTTTTTTTTTCCTACCGCGGGGAAGGCCGCACCGGCCGCTTCGCGGCCGTGATCGGCATGGTCTGA